ATCTGTACCGATTAACTATTGGTACAAACCGAATATATCGACAAATCAATATGCAACATCCATATCGATCCCTTGTCGGATCGATACATACAACCCGTACCAAACGGTATACGGTAGTATGCGGAGTCTTAATCTAGACTTACAACTACCTATGTACTATATCATCACGTAGATAATTCTTTAAAATGAACTTTGATGGTATCATAGGATAAAAACAATAAATGATTAGGAGTGCAGAACAATTTAGAGCAGATAAAGTAATGATATAATTCAGCTTCTTTAATGTTGTCATAAACTTCTATTCTTATCCCTGTGGATCAAGTTTTCTGAAATAAGAATTTGATGAGCAATGTCGAACCCATTGCAGCTCTTAAAATCAGAGAGAGAAAATTCAGTGTCAGAATGTACTATGTTGATTTTAACTTCTGAGAAGGGTATCATCCAGCATGAGATACTCCTAACTTCAGCCAGGCAAACATTTTAAGTTGCACAATGGTAAACTATAGACGATAATGCTATATAATATGACTTATGGCAACATAAGGAATTATGCTGGTGGATAAGCTGTCAGATGATCCCAATAATTTCATGCACTATACTCAACCTCATGCATTTTACCAGTACGATACAGCAAGTAAATCCTAGGTTTGTAACTACAAGTATTTGAACTGTAAGAAACAAGTATCTTTAACAGTTAGTTTAGAGAAGAAAATGTACCAACATAACAAGTTGTCTCATGGGTTTTGAAATCTCAGTACATCCCAGAATGTTAGATGAAGCTAACAGAAGTAGAACATGTCTCACCAAGACCACCATTGCTATGGAGTACGGCATGATCAGACAATTATGCAACATAAATAACTGGCTAAAAAGATGAATTTTGACAAACAGATGATGAGTACCTCAGCACATCCTAACATCTGCAAACACAGCAAGCTATTGTCTCTGAATTGTCTCAATACATCCCAGGTGATATCTACATCAAAAATCAAATGAACACTATCTCAGAGGCACAAAAGAAATGACATAATCACTGAGAGAAACGATACAAGCCTTTTTAACAAGATACAGAAAAGAACACCATAACTTACAAAATCAGAAATCCTCAATAATATTAACTTACTAACCTACTAATGCTTAGTGACCCAATATACAAGGAGGATCTAGCAAGCAAATAATTGATATTTCCATCATTCTTGTTCATTTTCAAAATGCTTTTTGATGGATAAGATACTCTATAAAAGCCAGCCAATTCTTCCACCTGATCTGGCAGAAGCACTAAGTAGTGCCATATTGACCTGCTATGATGCTGTGCAACTCCAGAGTCTTCATGGTTAGGCACACAACAATTTGATTCTTAGGCAAACACTGCTATAAAATAATTCCTCATAGTAATTTTAAGCCCAGAGAACCCCAATAATATAACAGAATAGTCCCCCATTCATACTCTTTGGTTCTCCATTAATGTTTTCTAAGTCATATTCTTTATCAAAGTCTCAAACGGCATAGAAAACAAGCTTGCTTTCACCGTCTATAATGACAACCAAGGAAATGCATGATCTATTATCACCTATGACATCCCAGTAAAAGCACACAAGTGGATACATCACTtgcaataatttataataaaaaatatattaaagaatCATGAGGATCCACGTTCCACTCTTGAGAGGAGATAAATGCAATTTAAACTAGAAATGCATACACTCCTATTCATTAGGTTCATGTGTTAAGTTTTTGTCTCAATCAAGAAACAAAAGAGGTTTCATGTAGATCTTTTTCGAGACTAAATACCTCAGTCAAAAAAGCACCAACTTCCTTCAGCAAAAAGCAGAAGCATTGAACCACAAGGAAAGGCAACATTGCCACACCAGGGACTAAGAGAACCTTGCTGAACTGTTAAGATAGTCCTTCATCCAAGCCAAGAAGATCTACCATCTCAATTTAAAAACTCTGTTATAACCAAACATGCAAGTCCTACGATGTCAATTCTCCAGCAtgtgcttatcctcatctttggaATTTACCTCTGAAGCAGTGGTGCTCGAACTTGTCACTTTCTTCTCATCACACTCGGCTTCAGTTTCACAGGAAGCATGTTTCTTCAGAACTGTAGATATGTCTCCTTCAGAAGCCCCAGCTAGCGTAAATCTTTCAACAGCAGCATCAAGATTCTTTTTCCAGTTGCCAAATCCAAGCTTAAACTCAAGTTGTGATCGCTCAAAGAGCATGTTACCCCAAAACAGATGTATCTGAGATCTCATTGCTGCAGCTTGCTCTGCTGCTTCATCGGCTGACAACTCAGCCTGACCATCTATTGCTTTctgtttcttcctcttctttaacAACTCATCCTCCTTGCTTTTTCCAAGGTCTTTAAGCTCACTAATCCTTTGCTCCTCCACTTTCTCCCACATCTCAGTAGCAGACTTCATCTTCTCCTCTGCACTATCAAAAAGTCTGATTGTTTCTGAAGAGTCCCATGTTGACAGATCCACATTCTTAGCCAAGACAAAGGACCAATGGAGCTTTGCAGTTTCAAACTGCTGCTGCCCCAAAGCAAGCAACCCTTCATAAAAGTCGGGCTTGATTTGAAGCGCCTCCTCATACTTTTGCCCAGCAAGAGCATATCTCTCCCGCACCCAATCATATGCTGTTTGAAGTTGAGCAGCCATAACTTCTTTGGGTGAAGCCTCATCCAGGGGGATGCGTTTTCGTGCAGCACACATGTGCACATTCCCCCAGTTGAAGAAGGCCAGTGCTGCCACCTCCTGGAACTTAGCAGCTGCCATGTCAAAGAGTCCTTGGGCTTCCTCTCCCGTAATTGTCTCCTCGAGTGCCTCAGAGCACAGCTCCATTCCCAGTTCGTGCAAGTCTAAGTGGGCATCAGGGTCTATTCCAACTTGATTCCTGAACAGATGAGCAAATTCGAACAACCAATCATCAATCTCAGCCTCCTTACACTCAGCATGGCCGCATCCGTTGTTTGCATCCTCACCGTTATCTTTTGCAACTTCTTCTGCCTCTGAGCCTATCTTTACGACATCATTGTTTACTGCTTCAGCAATGGAGTCCCCATTTGATGAATCCGACACACTCTGATCAGTCTTTATCAACCCCTCATCCTCCGgcatcttctcctcttcttcttgaaTCAGAGGTTCTTGCTCAGGGAACACCTCCACGATGTGCAACCTCAACAGTTGTAGTTTATCATCCATATCCATTCCAGTACCATCCTTTTTGTCTTTCTTATTGAGCTCATCGACAGAAGACTCAGCCAATCTTAACTCGGCAGTGCTGGTCACAGTCACGAGATCACCATCGGCATCCTTGTACTTGATCAGCACCGACTTGGACGATGGAAACCTATTCGCTACAATCTCCCTTAGAACCTTGAAGCTACAATACGCTGGCATCTGACCAAGCCTTATATCATGGTCATACACGAGCTTCAGCGGCCTCCATCGGTTTACCACCGTTCTCAAAGAAGGCTCCTTTCCAGCGCTTTGCTGTGAACCGTCAACGGGTGAACCAACCAGCACTGGTTGCGATGAGGCCTCCGCACTAGACGGCTTAGAAAGAAGCTGCCGAGGGGGTTTAGTGTCAGGACCATTAAAAAGAGCAGGTGAGGTCGGTGGGTGGTGGTTTTGAGAAGAGGAGGTCGGCTTATTGGCCGTCATGAAATTCTGTGGATTCTGTGCAGAGGGCGATGACTTCTTGGGGCGGGCGGGGAGGCAGGGTCCGAGACCCGCGACCGGGGCGCCAACTCGAACAGCGGAGGCGCCGAGGGCCGCAGGCGAGGGACGACTACCGGGATCGGCGGCGGCAGGGGCGGAGGGGGCGGAGGGGGCGAGGGCGGCGCGGAGGCGGCGGGCAAGGTCTAGGGCGTCGGAGTGGGAGGGGTCCTGGTCGAGCAGCGCATGGACGTCCTGGAGAGCGACGTCGTAGCGGCGAAGGGCCTCGAGAGCGCGGGCACGCCGGAGGAGGGCGCGGGGGAAACCCGGTTGCGCCTGGAGGGCGAGCGAGCACTCGGCGGCGACGGCCTCGTGGTCCACGGGGCGCATCTGCATGAGGCAGGCCGCGCGATTGCTGTGGAAGACGGCGCGGTCTGCGTGGCTGCGGGGGGTGAGCTTGAGGGCCATCTCGTACTGCCGGAGTGCGCCCGCATAATCCTTGGCCTGGAATAGCCGGTTGCCCTCTTCCTTGAGACCGTGGGCGCGCTTCAAGAGGAGGGAGAGGTCGATCTCCACGACCCCGTTGGAGGAGGCCgtcggtggcggcggcggaggtggcgACGCTGGGGCGGCGGGGGCCGGGGCCGGGGCCGTGGCgggggcggtggcggtggcggccacGGCAGGAGCGGTCGCGTTCTTCTTCTTTCGGCCACCGGACTTCCCCATTCTTCTCTGTGCCGATAATTGGAGAGAAGGGAACGGGGTTACGGGTCAGGAGAGTGGCGAATGGATCCTTCCCTATATGTAATGTTCTCTTTTCTCCCTATTTATAGAATGCAAGTGTAACCCTATCGAACGAATGGGggagatgacgatgatgatgaagcTCGGAGAGGCTGTGTCATTTCCAGAACGTTCCCTAGGCTCGGCCCAAATCGCACACTGGTGGTTCCATTCTGGTCTCGGATCTGATCGAGGTTGACCCAACTCGATCTGGCCCGAATTGGATCATACTTTGACGGATTGGCTGGCCCTAATTGTGGCTGCTTAAGAATTTGGTTCGGCCACGAGACCGATAGATACCAGACAAGCCACTTATGTTACTAAACCCGACTCCGAAGTCCCATATCCAACAAATGGATTTAGATAGGTTGGATTATGTTATCATTCTGGAATATCTGTCGATAACATCCCATGATATGATTCATCATAATCTTATTATAAAGACTGAAAAATGAAAATGATTTTATATAAAGCCTCCACGAGTATGTTACAGTTAAcaatagattaaatatttttgGCACTCATCAAATCGATCAACTATACAAGCAAGAATTAGCAAGAGAGATTTAAGGAAacgatgaaaagagaaggaaacaTGAAGTATACGTTGTAATGTGTCCAAAGAAATCCTGATATCATATAGAACGAGAGATGAATTTAATACGTTGTTTACGAAGAGATTGATCAAAAAAGGTGAGCCCTGCCATAAGACACTCCAAACATTTCATTTACTGAAACCTAAAAGCAAAAAGAGAACAGCATATATTGCTCACAGAACTTCCCTAATGCATAGATTAATATAGCTGCATCAATATCATTTGTACGGCTTAATAAAATACTGCAAACATCAACAAAAAACTGCATCTTGAGGATTTACGCCACATGATTAACAAAATTATAGGTAATAGAAATGTATCATCTCAACACCAAACAACAAATTCCAAATCATTCAGTAACAGTTTTAAAAGTCTGAAAGCATCCGATAGGACACAGGCTATGCCTAGTCTTTAGTAGTTTAGGTGCTCCTAAATAGCAACACTAATGCATGAAATCAATCAACCTTTTTGAATAATAACCGAGTTGGCAAGTCCTGCTTCTTCGATTGTCTTACCGACATCATTCAGCTGCTTGGGTGGAAAACCAACAGTTTGTAGCTGGTAAGTTCTCGCTGAACCAGGCCTTGATGCATCGATGAATGCCCGAATGTCACCTATTGTATGATGAGTATTAAAGCGTGCAACCATGCGAGTGCCGTCCGCTAACCTTAGCTGAATTGAAGTGGACGGCATAGATTCATCAACTGAAAGACCGAAAGACGAAGGCACTGCACTGGACGCAGCATTATCCACAGTAGGTTCAGTCACAGAACTGTCAGAAGATCCACCAGCAAGTGTCCTTCCTACACCTTGGAATGGAGTGAGGCGTCTTGCAGGTTCCTGTCGAAGAGTGAAAATTTGGGGCATGATACCTCAGTGTATAATGAAACACGTATAAAGTCAATATTCAAAGTATACATACTGGGCAATTTTCTTCCCTCCGAATGAGATTGACATTAACCATAGACCTCCGATCTGCTGGTTCAAGTTCTTTAGGGCATTCAGACTTTCTAATGCTCTGCAAATCAACATCGTGGTTGTGATCTTATCATTAGAATAGAAATAACAGGACAATTCTTGCAATTTCTTTTGAAAATCTTAGCAAACTATTCAAGGATTGAAGCAAATTTGGTCTCAAGGATGATGTGTTGAGCAAAGTGCTAGACCTATAACATTCTGCCTACAATGTATATTAAGTTGTTAGCACATAAATTGCCGATCTATTAGGAAATTTAGCCCTTATTTCTGTTTTCTTTGTAATTTTGAACTTGAGTATCAACAAGCATTCAATCAGCAACAGAACTAATTAAATTTGCCTCACTGGTTATTTCCTTTTAAAAATTGACTTAGTTAAAGGTGTGGTTTACACAGCCACATGTGACACACAGCCTTTTGAGATTATCTTCCCCACTTGAAACTTTTGAAGATCATTTACGAGGGACGAGGCCAAAAGTAATTTCCATCTGATAGTACACATACAGCTTGTAAGGCATCATTTATTCTCACATTAAATGCAATTAACAGACTGATTGGTATGCAACGAGAGTTTCTACAAGTCACTTGGGCTTGAGTATCTTGGGTTATGTGGTGAAAAACACATTCTATTCATAATATTATCTAAATGAACACGTAAATTTCATCAATACAGGGCCATAACAATTAGTATTGTAGTGATTATATTACCATGAGTATTGATGGACAGTCCAAGAGAGATATTACGGAGCAGAGACATCACCAGTGCCCAGGGTTTCTGACACCTATTAGGGAATGATTACAGGATACAATTTGAGCCTTATAAGGACAACTTAATTTTTAACGGGAGATACTGTGATGTCCTTATGTTTTCCACATTAAAAATAAATAGGGGATTGGATCGGCAGAGAAAGCTTAATGGACCTGCCACTAGTAACTAGAGCTTCAACATTTTTAGCCACATGTTCAAGGCTCATCCTATCTAAATGATTGAGATAGTAAGTCCATCTGGTATAGTCACACTAGTACTATTTTCTGAAAGATGGTTTCATGATAATGAGAAGCCTACATCAATGACATATGAGACCTACCCCGGTTTAACAAAGAGGTGAGATTTGATTTCTGTTAATTCTGTGCACATTTAAGTTGACCTATATAAATAATCTTTGTTGATTCTGTGCATGTTTAgttgatattttattacaaaaattGTTGGATAGCAATGTGGAACACACTATCCATGACCTGTAAGGCATTCTTCGGGTTCCTTATTATAATGTGATATCATATTCATTGATTCTCTTTCATCTAGAGCACTGTGTAACCTCTAAATTCCCCTTGATCTTTCTCATATATAACTGTTACCCTACACTAAACCTATTCAGTATAAAACCCAATGTCCTTACTCTTTCACATCAGAGTCCAATAAGTGAATGACATTGTTAAGAAAAGAAAGTAGAAGATAACCAATCTCAGATTTACCAGACTTTGACAGAATTCATTTTTCAATGACCCATAAATAATGCTGCTTCATTCATTGTTAAAAGTCAAACCCAAATGTATAATGATCACATCAAACTAAAGATGATTGGAACTAACATAAGAATTCAAAGCATCATCCAATATATGAACTTTATGCAGAAGAAGATGCAGATCTAATCAAGATTATAGTTCACATTACATCACAAATAGGATCACTGATCCTGATTCACAGAATGACAACCTGCAACTTTAAAACCTTAAAAGGAAACAgttttaagaaataaataaatagattaaaaacaaatcaaaagaataggatatgtatttattttACCTCTAAGAAGGACGCATTCTCAGGATCATCAAACCTCCTTAATGGACCATCATTCACAGTAAATCCATTCCTCCAGAAATAGATATTGTGCACAACATTTTCAGGCTGTTGGGGAGCAGGTGGTACTGATTCACCTGTCAATAACCTACCAGTTCCAGTAAAACTTCTAGAACTAGAGGATTGCTGAGGCTCAAAAGGTCCCTGCATGGCTCCCATCTGCCTAGCTTGCTCAAATATTGCATCAACATCATTGCCACCTTTTGAAGGATCTTGAACAAGCATACCACTGCACAACAATTAAATGGAGTGAAGCAGAACCAATGGTATTTTTATATGCATAATAAGTTTATGAAGTAGTTGTGTCTAAGGAATGGTTATATTTTGGTGATCATGTTAAGCTTTTTGCAAGGAATAGTGCCTAcaacatatatatacatcattGGAACATGAAACAGATCTATTCCACACAATACGTCAGGCTAAACACAATTGCATTCATTTTCATCTTCTTTTATCAACAATTTATTTTGACAACATAAATATTCCCAAATATGCAATGTGCAAGGGCCAAAACTTATAATTTCGTacaaaaatatcttataaatataaCACTATGCTAGAAGTTATGCAATCTCTCCAGTACTTAATCCGTCTCTCCTTATAAACCAAAAGTTGGAAATGGGTGGCTTTATATGCTCTCAATCGGAAAGATATGTCTGCATAAACGCAAGGTAATATCATAATGTAAAATCCCGTGGAACGTTCCTGCGTTCATTTCTCTCCCAAAGTTACAACACTTCACTCAGTTCAATAATTATCTTATATCGTCATTCTAATAGAATACATAGCTTGAGATCTTAAAAGAACATATCAATAAAATTTGTTTGGAATACGCATCAAATTAAAACGCTTTCCTAATTTTTGATATCCTTCTTTACCCGTTTTTTTGGTTTCAGAGCCTACCAATGCTCGATGTCCCCAAACAACTGATCTAATATTCACATATATCATTGCTACTGAAATCAAGTGAAAAAACAGATTAATGGAAATTGCAACCTCTTCTCGCCGCCAGTGTAGTACTCTTGTGGTCCATCGGAGTCGCTATCGGAGCCCGGATCAGAACTCCGGTTCAGATCGGCTAGGGTTCGGATGGTCGGCCGGCTGCCGGACGGTTTGGAAGGCTTCTTATCCCCTCTGGAACCCATCGCGGTCGAGGATCCACCGGCAGAGGCAGAAGAACGAGTCACCCGCGCGGTCGGTGCAGCAGCGGCGCCGGTGGAACGAGTCACACGCGGGGGCGGTACGGCTGCGGGAGCGGCGACTTCCTGAGGTATGTAGTCCTCGTCCTGGTCGGCGGGGTCGTCGTCGTGGTCTTGGGGTTGGCGGTGCTGGTGGGAATCGGAGTTGTCGTCGTAAAAGGAGAGGATGGCAGAATCGAGGACCCAATCGTGGCTCTCGAGGAAGAAAAGAGCTTCCTCTCGGGTAGAGGCGGTGATACCCAGGAACGTCTCTACCAGGCTTCTCTTCTCTTCATCCTCCAAGCTGCTGCCACGCCCCTCCATCGCCCCCCTTACCCTTATTCTCTCAGCCCTCGGCCCTTCTTGACCGATGGAATCGTGTTTGCTTGGATCTCACGGCAGCGGTACACGAGAATGGGCCGTGGATCGATGCTATTGGGCTGGTCCATCGCGAAAGTGCTATTGCACCATATCGGTTCCAAGGAAACGGATCAGGGCTCGAAATGGGATATCAGTTACGTGTACGATCGATCTGAACTTGACTTACGGGGTTGATTGTAAATATCGCAGCGGATCATATTTTGTCGTTACTCGGATCTCCACGACCCGATTAAATAGGACTTGCGAATCTTTTGAAGATAGAATTCAAATTTTAAGGATGTCAGCTAATGTAATTGGTAATTGATAGTAACCATTTAAAATATTCAAATGGAAAAATAAATGCATGAGGGCACTGcagttttgaataaaaaaaatatatacttcaAATTCATAATATCCGCATCAAATATATAGGTAGGTAGTTGATTTTGAATTAGAATATAATATAATTCGAAACTGGATTTTTTTTGGAATATTTGTGCTCATCCGATTTGTATAAATTGGattcacaaattttttttttttatgaagtttGGAATGAATTCagataataaaagaaaaacagaGACATTTAGATAATTAATTGAGTTTAAATTCAGGTGGAATGAAATTCCAAGTTACCAATACATGTTGCTATTCTCAATTGAAAGTTTTAGTATTAATCTGTTGTTAACCCAATGGTATTCAATCTCAGGCAGATACTTGCAGAACATAATTTGTCAATCTAgtggaaaaaatatatatgaccAGATTACTATTTATTGGATCAATTGTAAAgaacttataaaaaaataatatgccaAATAAAATCACCACTATATTATTTCCTAATTAATGAGCTTCAATCACCTTAGTTAGTGATAATAGATCTGTCATAATCTACATGAACTCATAATCATCTTTCTACTTTCCATATGGGAGTAAATTGGAGAGTGGAATTAGCTCCATCCAGAAACAGTGCCCATCAATATAAAACCTTATTCCAGAGTATGAACAACAACTAAAGCAAACAGTTAAAAGAACTTTGATACATACAGAAATGATCTATCATAACCAGACGAGTAGACAGCCTGCTAGATTTTTTCCGACTAACAGGATACCACCGCAAAATAAGGGCTTATATGTGTCTCTTTCAAGAGTATATTGGATACTTCCCAGGTTACATAGACCCATCTTAAGCAATTAAATTCAGACATCTGCAGGATACATCCATGGAACATTTGGATGCAATCAAGAGCTCCTAAACTCACGCCTTGCACTTCCATAGCCTTCCATCTCATGCTACCGGTATACTGATACACCATGTGGGATGGTAACCATCCTGTAGTAAGCCCCATTAATTCAAAGCTAAAACTTCGACAACTCGCAAACCTCCAATTCGGTCAATGTTCTTTCTGCACCAGCCACACTCAAAATTGTCCCAATGTCAACAGGGTTAGCTGCACACGCAGGATTGCCAAGTCACCTGTGCATTCATATCGGTAGAAGTTCTGCTTCCTTTTCACTGCTTAATGACTCATCATCAGTACCGCTTTCACTGTCACTGTTGAACTCGGCAGTGTGTATTCGGGTACCAGGTTGTGGGAAGGCTGTATTCATTATAGGAACCAAATCCGTAGCTTCAGAGGCATCTGTAGATGAATCTGAGACACTTAATTGGAGCTTTTTCAGCTGAGATCTCTGGCAGACAACACGGCCCTTGTTCCATCCAGGAAAATGGAATGATGAAGATACATTATCTCTTAGGAATGAGTATACTGCCTTCGGAACAGGTAACCCCCTTGTTACTGAACTTTTCTCCATCTCCCCACGCCTGATTAACAAATAAAAATTGTCAAAATGAGCATTAAACATCACATCATAAACAATAAGAAACCTTAATAACTAATCCACTATATAATGCAATTGGAATAATCAGAGCCACTCTGAAAAATATTGTGTTCAATGAAAAATCATAAGTAGAAGCCATCAGCTAGTCAAGATTGCATGGTCATGATCAAAAT
The window above is part of the Musa acuminata AAA Group cultivar baxijiao chromosome BXJ1-1, Cavendish_Baxijiao_AAA, whole genome shotgun sequence genome. Proteins encoded here:
- the LOC135656242 gene encoding plant UBX domain-containing protein 4-like codes for the protein MEGRGSSLEDEEKRSLVETFLGITASTREEALFFLESHDWVLDSAILSFYDDNSDSHQHRQPQDHDDDPADQDEDYIPQEVAAPAAVPPPRVTRSTGAAAAPTARVTRSSASAGGSSTAMGSRGDKKPSKPSGSRPTIRTLADLNRSSDPGSDSDSDGPQEYYTGGEKSGMLVQDPSKGGNDVDAIFEQARQMGAMQGPFEPQQSSSSRSFTGTGRLLTGESVPPAPQQPENVVHNIYFWRNGFTVNDGPLRRFDDPENASFLESIRKSECPKELEPADRRSMVNVNLIRREENCPEPARRLTPFQGVGRTLAGGSSDSSVTEPTVDNAASSAVPSSFGLSVDESMPSTSIQLRLADGTRMVARFNTHHTIGDIRAFIDASRPGSARTYQLQTVGFPPKQLNDVGKTIEEAGLANSVIIQKG
- the LOC135656048 gene encoding protein CLMP1-like, with protein sequence MGKSGGRKKKNATAPAVAATATAPATAPAPAPAAPASPPPPPPPTASSNGVVEIDLSLLLKRAHGLKEEGNRLFQAKDYAGALRQYEMALKLTPRSHADRAVFHSNRAACLMQMRPVDHEAVAAECSLALQAQPGFPRALLRRARALEALRRYDVALQDVHALLDQDPSHSDALDLARRLRAALAPSAPSAPAAADPGSRPSPAALGASAVRVGAPVAGLGPCLPARPKKSSPSAQNPQNFMTANKPTSSSQNHHPPTSPALFNGPDTKPPRQLLSKPSSAEASSQPVLVGSPVDGSQQSAGKEPSLRTVVNRWRPLKLVYDHDIRLGQMPAYCSFKVLREIVANRFPSSKSVLIKYKDADGDLVTVTSTAELRLAESSVDELNKKDKKDGTGMDMDDKLQLLRLHIVEVFPEQEPLIQEEEEKMPEDEGLIKTDQSVSDSSNGDSIAEAVNNDVVKIGSEAEEVAKDNGEDANNGCGHAECKEAEIDDWLFEFAHLFRNQVGIDPDAHLDLHELGMELCSEALEETITGEEAQGLFDMAAAKFQEVAALAFFNWGNVHMCAARKRIPLDEASPKEVMAAQLQTAYDWVRERYALAGQKYEEALQIKPDFYEGLLALGQQQFETAKLHWSFVLAKNVDLSTWDSSETIRLFDSAEEKMKSATEMWEKVEEQRISELKDLGKSKEDELLKKRKKQKAIDGQAELSADEAAEQAAAMRSQIHLFWGNMLFERSQLEFKLGFGNWKKNLDAAVERFTLAGASEGDISTVLKKHASCETEAECDEKKVTSSSTTASEISPGMY